A section of the Saccopteryx leptura isolate mSacLep1 chromosome 4, mSacLep1_pri_phased_curated, whole genome shotgun sequence genome encodes:
- the ZFP42 gene encoding zinc finger protein 42 homolog produces MEQQPNTRARSCAWKGLGGRALSGSKPNPAQQAPLYNMWALCEDRGRHETGAWAGEEEPPDCYIEYVIRGEFSEPIPEEDILLKSFNCLTEGSEQKLSQQVLPAGTVLECPSEYTETGAKQELPQQTFGEKSLVECSESMTGKKLPPGQKSNTNLLDPKQPAEFARSKPGNDKECDVPEKFACPYKGCIRQLKSKESLRRHLIVHGPRNHVCAECGKAFYERAKLQRHFVVHTGERPFRCTFKGCGKRFSLDFNLRTHVRIHTGEKSFVCSFEGCRRKFVQSNNLRAHLLTHAKPQIKDDRGGK; encoded by the coding sequence ATGGAGCAGCAGCCGAACACAAGGGCAAGGTCCTGTGCATGGAAAGGCCTGGGTGGAAGAGCCCTCAGTGGGAGTAAGCCCAACCCAGCCCAGCAGGCACCTCTCTACAACATGTGGGCCTTGTGTGAGGACCGTGGCCGCCACGAGACCGGGGCTTGGGCTGGGGAAGAGGAACCCCCCGACTGTTACATCGAGTACGTAATAAGAGGTGAGTTTTCTGAACCCATCCCGGAAGAGGACATCCTTCTTAAGTCCTTCAACTGCCTGACAGAAGGATCAGAGCAAAAGCTTTCTCAACAGGTTCTTCCAGCAGGCACAGTACTTGAATGTCCCTCGGAATACACAGAAACGGGGGCAAAACAAGAATTGCCTCAACAGACTTTTGGAGAGAAGTCACTTGTTGAGTGTTCTGAATCCATGACAGGCAAGAAGCTTCCTCCTGGACAAAAATCCAACACTAACTTACTAGATCCCAAACAGCCTGCAGAATTTGCTAGAAGTAAGCCAGGAAACGATAAAGAATGTGATGTTCCAGAAAAATTTGCCTGTCCTTATAAGGGATGCATAAGACAGTTGAAGAGCAAAGAGTCCCTGAGACGGCATCTCATCGTTCATGGTCCCCGAAATCACGTGTGTgcagaatgtggcaaagcatTTTATGAGAGAGCAAAGCTACAGAGACATTTTGTggttcatactggagagaggcCTTTTCGGTGCACCTTTAAAGGGTGCGGGAAGCGCTTTTCCCTGGACTTCAACTTGCGCACGCATGTCCGCATCCACACCGGGGAGAAGAGTTTTGTATGTTCTTTTGAGGGTTGTCGCAGGAAGTTTGTTCAGTCAAATAACCTGAGAGCTCACCTCTTAACTCATGCAAAACCACAAATCAAGGATGACAGAGGTGGAAAATAA